CTTAATAGCCGGGCTATTTCCGGCATGGAGTAGAAAGACCTGTGCGCCTATCCCCTTGGCCTTCAGGTCAACGAAATAAAATTGACTAAAATATCGCTAAATTTCAATTCTATCACTAGCCTTTTTCTTACGCCGGAAATCCGCTTTTCCAGCTTTTTCCTTTCGCTCCTGTTTCTTGTCGGGAACATTCTTCCCGGACCCGCGCCCACGTATCTTGGGTGTTACCCCCAAGGCGAGGTCCCGTCCCCGCAAGGGGCGGGATCGGCCGCGCATGGAAATGGCCCCCCCGTACCGGTCGGTACAATTCGCATTGGGCCAGGTCCATGAAGAAATGTATGTTTCGGGACCTTGTGCATCCAGAAATGAAAACCGCCGTCCTCGTCCTTAACCTGGGTTCTCCGGATTCCCCCGCCCCGGGAAAGGTCCGTCGGTATCTTCGCGAGTTCCTGTCCGATCCGCGCGTCATCGACATCAACGCGGCCGGGCGCTGGGCCCTCCTTAATCTCTTCATCCTGCCGTTCCGGCCGCGCAAATCAGGGGAAGCCTACGCCAAGATCTGGTCCCCGGCGGGTTCCCCCCTGGTGGACCACACGCGCGCCTTCACCGCCAAGCTCAAGGCGCGCTTGCCCCAGGATTGGGACGTCGATTTCGCCATGCGCTACGGCAACCCGTCCATCGCCTCCCGGCTCGAGGGCCTTTTGGCCAAGTCCCCCGAGCGGCTCATCCTGTTCCCCATGTACCCGCAATACGCATCCTCCTCCACGGGTTCCACCCTGGAAAAGGTTTTCTCCCTGCTCGGGAAACGCTGGAACGTGCCGTCGGTGAGCGTGGTGCCGCCGTTCTTTTCCCATGCCGGCTTTCTGGAGGCCTGCGCCGCCCAGGGGCGGCCCCTGCTGGAATCGTTTAAGCCCGATCATATCCTCTTCAGCTACCATGGCTTGCCGGAGCGTCAGATCCGGAAAAGCGAAAGCCTGGCCGGGCATTGCCTCCAAGCGGACGACGGTTGTTGCGCTTCTTATTCGTGGAAGAACAATTTTTGCTACCGTGCGCAATGTTTCGAGACCACCCGCCGCTTGGCCGCCATCTTAGGGCTGGCCCCCTCGCGCTATTCCATCGGGTTCCAGTCGCGCCTGGGCCGTACCCCTTGGATCAAGCCATATACGGATCTTCTCGTGACCGATATCGCAAAACAAGGCAAAAAGCGCCTGCTGGTGTTCGAGCCCTCCTTCACCGCCGATTGCCTGGAAACCCTGGAAGAGATCGCCATCCGCGCCCAGGCCACCTTCCTGGAATCCGGCGGCGAACGCCTAATGCTGGTGCCCGCGGTTAACAGCAGCGATGCTTGGGCGGACGCCGCCGCCGACCTCGTAACCCAGGCTTGATCTTGGGGTAACGTTCAAGTTACCCCGTCTTCCCGCGATTCCATTCCTGCCGCGGCCATGGCCTCTTGCCCGCGTTCGGCGGG
The nucleotide sequence above comes from Fibrobacterota bacterium. Encoded proteins:
- the hemH gene encoding ferrochelatase; protein product: MFRDLVHPEMKTAVLVLNLGSPDSPAPGKVRRYLREFLSDPRVIDINAAGRWALLNLFILPFRPRKSGEAYAKIWSPAGSPLVDHTRAFTAKLKARLPQDWDVDFAMRYGNPSIASRLEGLLAKSPERLILFPMYPQYASSSTGSTLEKVFSLLGKRWNVPSVSVVPPFFSHAGFLEACAAQGRPLLESFKPDHILFSYHGLPERQIRKSESLAGHCLQADDGCCASYSWKNNFCYRAQCFETTRRLAAILGLAPSRYSIGFQSRLGRTPWIKPYTDLLVTDIAKQGKKRLLVFEPSFTADCLETLEEIAIRAQATFLESGGERLMLVPAVNSSDAWADAAADLVTQA